The Streptomyces sp. NBC_00659 genomic interval CCCGCCGGCTCGTCGCGGCGGGCCACACCGTCTACGTGGGCAGCCGGGACGCGGAGCGCGGACGGCGCGCGGCCGCGGAACTCGGGGCGCGCCCGGTCGTCGTCGATGTCACCGACGACGCGTCCGTCGCCGCCGCGGCCAGGACCATCGAGGCGGACGGCGGCCTGGACGTCCTGGTCAACAACGCCGGCGTAGAAGGGCGCGCCGAAGGCAACAGCGTGACCGGGGCGGCGGAGGTGACCGCCGGGATGATGCGCGAACTGTTCGAGACGAACGTGTTCGGCGTCGTCCGGGTCCTCCACGCCTTCCTGCCCCTGCTCCAGCGGTCGGCCGCCCCGGTCGTGGTGAACCTCAGCAGCGGCCTGGCCTCGCTGGCCCGGATCACCGACCCCGCCGGCCCGGCCCACGCCTACCCCGGTGTCGCCTATCCGGCGTCCAAGACCGCCGTCAACACGATCACCGTGCAGTACGCGAAGGCGTTCCCCGGGATCCGCGTCAACGCCGTGGAGCCCGGTTTCACCGCTACCGACCTGAACGGCAACACCGGGATCCAGACCGTGCGGGAGGGCGCCGAGATCATCGTGCGCATGGCGCTGATCGGCCCGGACGGACCGACCGGCGGCTTCTTCGACGCGGCGGGCCCCGTCCCCTGGTGACCACGCCACCCGGCCGGCCCCTCGGCAACCCGGCAACCCGGCAACTCGATGGAACACACATTCGATTACGGGGTACGCTGGCCTCATGGCCACGCACCTCCAGGGCTCCCTCTTCGACCAGACCGACGAACTCCGTCCCGGCCCCCTGAACGGGCTGCGGCGCACGAGGCTGGGCGACGGCGCCTGGATCGACCTGCTGCCCGGCTGGCTGAGCGGAGCCGACGAGCTCTTCGCCCGCCTCGCCGCCGAGGTCACGTGGCGGGCCGAACGGCGCCAGATGTACGAGCAGGTGGTGGACGTACCCCGGCTGCTCGCCTACTTCCGGGCGGAGGATCCGCTGCCGCACCCGGTCCTGGACGAGGCCCGGGACGCGCTGTCGGCGCACTACGCCGAGGAGCTGGGCGAGGCGTTCACCACGGCCGGGCTCTGCTACTACCGGGACGGGCGCGACAGTGTGGCCTGGCACGGGGACAGGATCGGCCGGGGCGCCCGCGAGGACACGATGGTCGCCATCGTGTCGGTGGGCGCCCCGCGTGATCTCCTGCTGCGGCCGCGCGGCGGCGGGGACACGGTCCGGCGCCCGCTGGGCCACGGCGACCTCATTGTCATGGGCGGCTCCTGCCAGCGCACCTGGGAACACGCGATCCCCAAGACGGCGCGGGCCGCGGGACCCCGGATCAGCGTCCAGTTCCGCCCGGACGGCGTGAACTGACCGGCGCGGACGCTCCCGCCGGGCCCGGCCGGCTCACGGCGCGAGCTGCGCCTGCACGGCGGGCGCGTACCGGTCGACGATGTCGTCGACCGGGGTGGCGCGCAGGTGCGAGCCCCGCGCGATCCCGTACATCACGCCGAGGCCGAGCAGCGTGCTCACGGCGAGTTCGGCGCGCAGGCCCGCGTCCTGCCCGCTCAGCCGCCCGGCGAGACGGTCGCTGACCTGGGCGCGGAAGTTGGCCCGCAGTATCTCGCCCTGCTCCCCCT includes:
- a CDS encoding SDR family NAD(P)-dependent oxidoreductase, yielding MTTTLITGANKGLGFETARRLVAAGHTVYVGSRDAERGRRAAAELGARPVVVDVTDDASVAAAARTIEADGGLDVLVNNAGVEGRAEGNSVTGAAEVTAGMMRELFETNVFGVVRVLHAFLPLLQRSAAPVVVNLSSGLASLARITDPAGPAHAYPGVAYPASKTAVNTITVQYAKAFPGIRVNAVEPGFTATDLNGNTGIQTVREGAEIIVRMALIGPDGPTGGFFDAAGPVPW
- a CDS encoding alpha-ketoglutarate-dependent dioxygenase AlkB; this encodes MATHLQGSLFDQTDELRPGPLNGLRRTRLGDGAWIDLLPGWLSGADELFARLAAEVTWRAERRQMYEQVVDVPRLLAYFRAEDPLPHPVLDEARDALSAHYAEELGEAFTTAGLCYYRDGRDSVAWHGDRIGRGAREDTMVAIVSVGAPRDLLLRPRGGGDTVRRPLGHGDLIVMGGSCQRTWEHAIPKTARAAGPRISVQFRPDGVN